GCAAAAGAATCATACAAACTAATTACAAAAAGATTGTACAGAATAGCCATATCATTAGCCCTATGATCAGCACTAATATATACCCTTTCATAAAGCTGAATTATACCTGGCATATCTTCAGCCTTAACATTAACCAGCTGTTTAATATTAGTATCAACCAACATACTATCTAAAAAAAGATTCAATTCGTCACTGGGCATTATTCTCACACCATTTTCGACAACTCCATTATCTAGAATCCTCTCAGCACGACTTTTAATTCTTTCCTTTACAGATATGAAATGTTGTTCTACCGCTTTAGGATTCAATTTTAACTTAATCATTGTTTTGTTCCCGTTTTAACATTTTCAACCTATCTTCCAGAAGCTTAATCTCCTCTTTACGAGTTATAGGTATAGTCTTTCTATTTAACATTTCAATTAATTTTTCTCGAAGAAAATCTTCACCTATGAGAGAAATTGTTTTTAACAACTCAGTATACTCCTCCGTCTGAACCGGATCTGATTCTTTCTGTAATCTCTCTATAATTGTATTTATTTTGTATTGAGAATATTCGCCCACAAGCCCGTCATTAAGAAAAAAACCTTTAGCTAGTAGTTCATGGATATTACCTCCGAAAGTCAAGCCAATATCATCGGCTGGTATTGGCCCCCCTTTATTTAAAAATAATATATTCTTACTTGGAATATCTGAAAGAACAAATGGAGAATGCGTTACCATTATTATTTGAATATGTTCAATATTATGCAATTTTAGTTGACGAATTGACTCAATAATATGTTGAACAAATCTCTTCTGCATCTCTGGATGGAAATACAATTCAATTTCCTCAAGTATAATCAATACACGATTATAATAATTCAAACCATGATTACTCCTTCTAATAGAATCCAAATTATTTAAATGATACAAAACTGTACTTATGCAATAGTTCCACTGTTTCTCACCAGAGCTTAATTCACCCAAAGTAACAGCTGCACCAGTATCAATATTAGTCATTTGAATTTGCGTAGAGAATATTGGAGGCGGCAGCAATTCAATTAACTCTTTGATATTCCGTTTATTCTTTTCAGACATCAAGTCATAAACCGTTTTACCAAAGCTATCTAAATCTAAAATCTTAGCATCATGATCAATATGTCCGAAGCGGATAAAATTTATTGCCTGTTTGAATTTAAATGCTATGTGACTAGGATCAAAATCCAAGCTCGACAAGTATTCATTTAAAAAATTATTATTTAATACCAGGATTCAAACATCTTCGAAGTAGACAGGAAATATTTATATAAACAATTTCCCAGTCATCTATTTAATGGATTTTATAATCAGTTAGAATCCGTAAACAGCTGCATGATCATAAAAGATGAAAATGGGAATGAGGCCATGGAAAAATATGAAGCAAGAATAATTATCGGAAAATTGCCTGTCAAAGATATCAATATCAGGAATATACT
The Niastella koreensis GR20-10 genome window above contains:
- a CDS encoding AAA family ATPase, yielding MLVLNNNFLNEYLSSLDFDPSHIAFKFKQAINFIRFGHIDHDAKILDLDSFGKTVYDLMSEKNKRNIKELIELLPPPIFSTQIQMTNIDTGAAVTLGELSSGEKQWNYCISTVLYHLNNLDSIRRSNHGLNYYNRVLIILEEIELYFHPEMQKRFVQHIIESIRQLKLHNIEHIQIIMVTHSPFVLSDIPSKNILFLNKGGPIPADDIGLTFGGNIHELLAKGFFLNDGLVGEYSQYKINTIIERLQKESDPVQTEEYTELLKTISLIGEDFLREKLIEMLNRKTIPITRKEEIKLLEDRLKMLKREQNND